The DNA segment AGTAAAGGGTCGCATACGTGTCAGAGCCATGGGCGTTCTCACGGGATGGGATCGGGTTTGGGTAATGAGGCCGGTGCGGGCAGGAATATGACAAGCCCGTCAGCCGGAAGTCTGGGCGGCCTGAGCAGAAGCCTGAGTGCAGGCCTTCTGTTTTTTTCCGGCAAGCAGGGTCCGGCAGCCAGAAAACCATGCACATAAAAAAGCCGGGGGATCCCACAGGAACCCCCGGCCCGTATGGCAGGTTTTCAGGATTCCGGTCCGTTGATGGCATCCCGGAGTTTCCCGGAACACTTGAAGGTTACAACCCTGCGTGGCCGGAGAATGAGATCATTGCCCGTGGCGGGATTGCGTCCCCTGCGGGCATTTTTATCCTTGACGCAGAATTTACCGAAGCCGGAAATCAGTACGTCATCTCCTTCTGCCAGCTGGTCTTTCATGATCATCAGCAGTGTTTCAACAATATCCACAGATTTTTTCTTGTTGAAGCCGGTACTGCTGATTTTTTCCACGATGTCGTTTTTGGTCAGCGCCATTCCTACTCCTGAAATCCTTTGCGTGTTTTTCCCCATGTGGTGGTCTGTTTCAGAGGGGGTAATTTTGCTGGTGATAAATACGGTCAAAGTAGTATCCGTAGTATTCCTCATCAGGGTCTTTGGCTTCCTCTGTAGCTGGGTTGCGTGAGGAAAGCCAGAGAGTTTTTGCATACAGGTACAGTTCTTTTGTCAGCAGGCTCGGGTCACTCACAACCTCCCGGTTGTTCATGACAAAACTACCGGCACCCTCAACGGCTGCTCTGAGGCAGCGTATGCACTCGCTGTCATCACAGCCCTGATCCCGGGCAGTGCGATAAAGGGTATCAATGATTTTCTTGGCCACGCCTTCGATACCGTCGATGCAGTTCATTTTGTATCCTCCGCACACATTGCCGGCTTCAGGCAGAAATGTTCTGCAGGAAAAATTTACATATACGGCAGTTATATGCAAGTCAAGGCAACATCTTTATTTCTGAAACGAATTTTTTTCCGGGAGCCGGAAACTGCCCATTGTTTTTTGGGGTTGTCCTCTCCGGGGATTCGTTTATGATGAGCCCGTTTTCAGAGGCTTCCACCGGCCTGCCCTTTTTCTGGATAAGGGGGGATGCCATGTGGAGCTGGATGATCAGGCTCTCTGCTGGAAAAGGCTAACCATAAAAAAGGGATTTTCCGGCTAGCGAAAAATCCCGTTTCTTTCAGATGGAGCCGACGAGCAGAGTCGAACTGCTGACTTGCTGATTACGAATCAGCTACTCTACCAACTGAGTTACGCCGGCAACAAACGCACAAATTCATACAGGTACCATGAAGCAAAATCAAGAAAAAAAAACAGACAGTGGTCTTCAGGCATTTTTACAGAAAAGCGGGCAGCCCCTTACCTGCACAGGTGTGCCCGTTTCAGCCCGTGCGTTTGTGATTGCTGCGCTGACCGCAGCGGAAAAGCAACCTGTGCTGGTTGTGGTGCCCGGTCAGAAGGAAGCGGAAGAGCTTCTGGAGCGACTGCGCTTTTTTAGGGACGGCCCCGATCCCTGTGCGGCCATTTTTCCAGGATATAATGTGTTGCCCTTCCAGGCCATGGCCTGCCATGTGGAAACCATTGCCACTCGCATGCGCCTGCTGTACGGCTGCCTTTCCGGTGCCATTCCTCCCATTCTCATTGTTCCTTCAGAAACTCTGGTTCAGCGGGTTATTCCGGCTGAAAAGCTGGAAGCCTTTACGCGAACCCTTTCCGCCGGAGAAACCCTGGACAGGGATGAACTGGTATCCACCATGGTAGC comes from the Desulfobotulus pelophilus genome and includes:
- a CDS encoding integration host factor subunit alpha; this translates as MALTKNDIVEKISSTGFNKKKSVDIVETLLMIMKDQLAEGDDVLISGFGKFCVKDKNARRGRNPATGNDLILRPRRVVTFKCSGKLRDAINGPES